The following coding sequences are from one Prochlorococcus sp. MIT 1314 window:
- a CDS encoding cytidylyltransferase domain-containing protein, whose translation MPSFLGFIPCRSGSKRIPDKNLSVFYSKTLIQRAHDLAEASSMIDGIIISTDSEIYLDKIEKGKKYIDIGLRSEINSQDSITDDLVIQEVLIKLEQINYSYDYVVHIRPTYPAITVSYIDDAINHFLSSKQATSLKSVERLQLYKEKCLIESPDDSDRLIGLDGDIYNQKSFTPSQDCNNLFGQTGAVDIYSTTSIKKGSLWGNYCLKYEFGNVAADLDEYYDFPAAYGSLDQLNLKVNGELNSQIEICFDIDGVLFSRSKENDYSDIYPNHGAIKLLQSLHSNGYRIILHTARGSKTGKDWSDITEDQLRSFSIPYDELLFGKPGSDFYIDDRSITLSQLKSLTDMD comes from the coding sequence ATGCCTAGCTTTCTTGGCTTTATCCCATGTAGATCTGGTTCTAAACGAATACCAGACAAAAATTTGTCAGTATTCTATTCGAAAACATTAATTCAAAGAGCGCATGATTTAGCAGAAGCCTCTAGCATGATAGATGGCATAATTATCTCTACAGATTCTGAGATTTATCTTGATAAAATTGAGAAAGGGAAAAAGTATATTGATATAGGATTAAGGTCTGAAATTAATTCTCAGGATTCGATTACTGATGATCTTGTAATTCAAGAGGTTCTAATTAAGTTAGAGCAAATCAATTATTCTTACGATTATGTTGTTCATATTCGTCCAACATACCCAGCAATTACTGTAAGTTATATAGATGATGCTATTAACCATTTTCTATCTTCTAAGCAAGCAACTAGTTTAAAAAGTGTTGAAAGGCTTCAACTTTATAAGGAAAAGTGTTTAATTGAGTCTCCCGATGATTCAGACAGATTAATAGGTTTAGATGGAGATATATATAATCAAAAGAGTTTTACTCCCTCTCAAGACTGCAATAATCTTTTTGGGCAGACAGGTGCTGTGGATATTTATAGCACAACCTCTATAAAGAAGGGGTCTTTATGGGGTAACTATTGCTTAAAATATGAATTTGGAAATGTTGCTGCTGATTTAGATGAGTATTATGATTTTCCAGCAGCTTATGGAAGTTTAGATCAGTTAAATTTGAAGGTAAATGGAGAATTAAATAGTCAAATTGAGATCTGTTTTGATATAGATGGAGTATTATTTTCTAGATCGAAAGAAAATGACTATAGTGATATTTATCCAAATCATGGGGCAATAAAACTATTGCAGTCATTGCATAGTAATGGATACAGAATAATCTTACATACAGCAAGAGGTTCTAAAACAGGTAAAGACTGGAGTGATATAACAGAGGATCAATTACGAAGTTTTTCAATTCCTTACGATGAACTTTTATTTGGGAAGCCCGGATCTGATTTTTATATTGATGACAGAAGTATTACATTAAGTCAGTTAAAAAGTTTAACTGATATGGATTAA
- a CDS encoding radical SAM/SPASM domain-containing protein, whose amino-acid sequence MAKKVYTTDGKVAHYSKEQDINNKLSKILGKKFIDYRKTWDAANRFEILTEFPLFLHFDMNQRCNYRCPQCILAYPDELKKYYQGDDLDFNTFKLAIDEAETYKCPSMSVQGNNEPLLNPKLEEYISYAYNHGFIDIMFNTNGSLLFKERAKKLLDSGVTRLRFSLDAFTEETYSAIRVGGNYSKVLKNIESFLEEKRKGGYDLPVTGVSFVLQKKNYKELDDFIEYWSSRVDMVTIQNFMPPTPGKDFSDFYAPREAYPSANISSNEGFKCVQPYQRLVIKNNDITPCCLMYSTALSLGKFPETSLYDAWNSEKMKFIQKIHSQGRYQDDPICKLCVKSMFSTSSNNSRETDDLLM is encoded by the coding sequence ATGGCAAAGAAAGTATATACTACTGATGGGAAAGTAGCTCATTACTCCAAGGAACAAGATATCAATAATAAGCTTAGTAAAATCTTAGGTAAAAAGTTTATTGACTATAGAAAGACTTGGGATGCTGCAAATAGATTTGAGATCCTAACAGAATTTCCTTTATTCTTACATTTTGATATGAATCAAAGATGTAACTATAGATGCCCTCAATGTATTTTGGCATACCCTGACGAGCTTAAAAAGTATTACCAAGGAGATGATCTTGACTTCAATACATTTAAACTTGCAATAGATGAAGCAGAAACATATAAATGTCCGTCGATGTCTGTACAAGGCAATAATGAGCCTCTTTTAAATCCAAAGCTGGAAGAATATATTTCTTATGCATACAATCATGGTTTTATCGATATTATGTTCAATACAAATGGTTCATTGTTATTTAAAGAAAGAGCTAAAAAATTATTAGATTCGGGAGTTACAAGATTAAGATTTAGCCTTGATGCTTTTACCGAGGAAACCTATTCAGCAATTAGGGTGGGAGGAAATTATTCGAAAGTTTTAAAGAATATAGAATCTTTCTTAGAGGAAAAACGTAAAGGAGGATATGATTTGCCTGTAACTGGTGTCAGTTTTGTTTTACAGAAAAAAAATTATAAAGAGCTAGATGACTTTATTGAATACTGGAGTTCCAGAGTCGATATGGTAACTATTCAAAACTTTATGCCTCCTACTCCAGGAAAAGATTTCTCGGACTTTTATGCCCCTAGAGAAGCTTATCCCTCAGCAAATATTTCCTCTAATGAAGGGTTCAAGTGTGTACAACCCTATCAAAGACTTGTTATCAAAAATAATGATATAACACCATGTTGTTTAATGTATTCCACAGCATTATCTTTAGGAAAATTTCCCGAAACAAGTTTATATGATGCATGGAACTCTGAAAAGATGAAATTCATTCAGAAAATACATTCTCAAGGTAGATACCAAGATGATCCTATTTGTAAATTGTGTGTCAAATCCATGTTTAGCACTTCAAGTAATAATTCAAGAGAAACAGATGATTTATTAATGTAA
- a CDS encoding response regulator transcription factor: MKISILLIEDDRDMRELVARHLEHSGFDVQKAEDGIKGQALALQYSPDLILLDLMLPSVDGLTLCQRLRRDERTSNIPILMITALGGLKDKVTGFNSGADDYITKPFDLEELHVRIKALLRRTNRAQLNSSNQQEILNYGPLTLVPERFEAIWFELPVRLTHLEFELIHCLLQRHGQTVSPALILKEVWGYEPDDDIETIRVHIRHLRTKLEPDPRKPIYIKTVYGAGYCLELPIGSQVETAKQEFIQARNPDLINSAID, from the coding sequence ATGAAAATTTCAATCCTTTTAATTGAAGATGATCGTGATATGCGTGAATTGGTAGCTAGGCATTTGGAACATTCTGGTTTCGACGTCCAAAAAGCTGAAGATGGCATTAAAGGCCAAGCATTAGCTCTTCAGTATTCACCGGATTTAATACTCTTAGATTTAATGCTACCAAGTGTTGATGGATTAACTTTATGTCAGCGACTTAGAAGAGATGAAAGAACTTCAAATATTCCAATCTTGATGATAACTGCATTGGGTGGCCTCAAAGATAAAGTTACTGGTTTTAATTCTGGAGCTGATGATTACATTACCAAACCATTTGATTTAGAAGAATTACATGTACGCATAAAAGCGTTGTTAAGGAGAACTAACAGAGCACAGTTGAATTCTAGTAATCAGCAAGAAATTCTAAATTACGGTCCTCTCACTCTTGTACCGGAAAGATTTGAGGCTATCTGGTTTGAATTGCCTGTTAGATTAACACATCTTGAATTTGAATTAATTCATTGTCTTTTACAAAGGCATGGTCAAACTGTATCACCAGCATTGATTCTTAAAGAGGTGTGGGGCTATGAACCTGACGATGATATTGAGACAATCAGAGTTCATATTAGACACTTACGAACTAAGCTAGAACCTGACCCACGCAAGCCTATATATATAAAAACTGTATATGGAGCGGGATATTGTCTTGAGTTACCAATTGGTTCTCAAGTTGAAACTGCTAAGCAAGAGTTTATTCAAGCAAGAAATCCTGATTTAATCAATTCTGCAATAGATTAA
- a CDS encoding DNA polymerase III subunit delta': MSEFKKNNFFINEETNKCLKSIIKTKSYANGYIFYGAEGVGKTQTALNFIKEILKQSSLSGNIEERITNNNHPDFLIIEPNSLSEAKRSESSYLEKTKKSGSEIIKIAQIRFIKTFLGQKSINSGKKIVLIIDAHLLNESASNCLLKTLEEPSNGIFILLTSKLNLLLDTIISRCQLVRFRSCSSKQMQSILKDYFDPAKSNRNTKLKFEDLINSANGSPGQLLKNIEIWNELSNEITSKLDSPIKNNLEILEVCKLISEELEIYQQTYLVNLIQIIWWRKTKNIDLIKKLENLKFHLRQNIQPRLAWEITFLKISMEDI; the protein is encoded by the coding sequence GTTTAAAAAAAATAATTTTTTTATTAATGAAGAAACCAATAAATGCCTTAAAAGCATAATTAAAACCAAATCATATGCTAATGGGTATATATTTTATGGTGCCGAAGGAGTAGGGAAAACACAAACTGCTCTTAATTTTATAAAAGAAATTTTAAAACAATCTTCCCTAAGCGGAAATATTGAAGAGAGAATTACCAATAATAACCATCCTGATTTTCTAATTATCGAACCTAATTCTCTTTCGGAAGCTAAAAGATCAGAAAGTTCCTATCTTGAAAAAACAAAAAAAAGTGGATCTGAGATTATTAAGATTGCTCAAATACGTTTTATAAAAACTTTTCTTGGTCAGAAATCAATAAACTCAGGAAAAAAAATTGTTTTAATTATTGATGCGCACCTTCTAAATGAATCAGCCTCAAATTGCCTTTTAAAAACCTTAGAAGAACCCAGTAATGGCATTTTTATTTTATTAACATCAAAATTAAACCTTCTTTTAGATACGATCATTTCAAGATGTCAATTAGTCCGGTTTCGATCCTGTTCTAGTAAACAAATGCAATCTATCTTAAAAGATTATTTTGATCCTGCTAAATCTAATAGAAATACAAAACTAAAATTTGAAGATTTAATAAATTCTGCGAATGGATCTCCAGGGCAATTATTGAAGAATATTGAAATTTGGAATGAATTATCAAATGAAATTACAAGTAAATTAGATTCTCCAATAAAAAATAATCTAGAAATATTAGAAGTATGTAAATTAATATCTGAAGAATTAGAAATATATCAACAGACTTATTTAGTCAATTTAATTCAAATTATTTGGTGGAGAAAGACAAAAAATATTGATCTAATAAAAAAACTTGAAAATTTAAAATTTCACTTAAGACAAAACATTCAACCAAGGTTGGCATGGGAAATTACTTTTTTAAAAATTTCAATGGAAGATATATGA